Below is a window of Cryobacterium sp. PAMC25264 DNA.
CGCCTCGGTGACGTTCGTGGCGCCGGCTGCGGAAACCGCATCCAGGACCTTCTCGGAGAGAGCGCCGAACTTCTCGCCCTTGGCGACGAAGTCGGTCTCGCAGGCGAGCTCCAGCAGGTACGCGGTGTTGCCGATCACCTTGGCGGCGACGAGGCCCTCAGAGGTGGAGCGGTCAGCGCGCTTGGCGTTGCCCTTTGCACCCTTGAGACGCAGGATCTCGACCGCGCGCTCGATGTCGCCATCGGCTTCGACGAGTGCGTTCTTGGTGTCGACCATGCCGGTGCCGAGGCGCTCGCGCAGGATCTTGACGGATTCGAGGTTGAAGTTTGCCATACCTGTTGTCCTTACTTGGTGTCGGCTACGGGAGCGTCGGCTGCAACCTCTTCGGTTGCGGCTTCGGCCGCTGCGGGCTCTGCTGCTTCGGTCTCAGCGACGGGCGCTTCTTCTGCAACCTGCTCGGTGGCGACGGTTTCGTCGGCGACCTTCTCGGTGTCAGCGGAGGACTGCTCGGGCGTGGTCTCGGCCGGAGCTGCGAGCAGCTCGGCTTCCCAGGCGGCGAGGGGCTCGACTTCGGCGCCCTCTTCCGGCTTCTGGTGACGCTGGATGAGGCCCTCGGCAGCGGCGTCCGCGATGATGCGGGTCAAGAGGCCCACGGAGCGGATGGCGTCGTCGTTACCCGGGATCGGGTACTGCACGTCGTCGGGGTCGCAGTTGGTGTCCAGGATCGCGATGACGGGGATGCCGAGCTTGCGCGCCTCGTCGATGGCGAGGTGCTCCTTGTTGGTGTCGACAACCCAGAGCGCGGACGGCGTCTTGGTCAGGTTGCGGATTCCGCCGAGGCTCTTGTGCAGCTTGACGAGCTCGCGCTTCTTGATGAGCATTTCCTTCTTCGTGAAACCGCTCTTGGCGGTGTCCTCGAAGTCGAGCTCTTCGAGCTCTTTCATGCGAGCCAGACGCTTGGAAACGGTCTGGAAGTTGGTGAGGAGGCCACCGAGCCAGCGCTGGTTGACGTAGGGCTGGCCGACACGCGTCGCCTGCTCCGAAATCGATTCCTGCGCCTGCTTCTTGGTGCCGACGAAAAGGATGGTGCCGCCGTGGGCGACGGTCTCCTTGACGAAGTCATAGGCCTTGTCAACGAACCCGAGCGACTGCTGCAGGTCGATGATGTAGATGCCGGAACGCTCGGTGAAGATGAATCGCTTCATCTTCGGGTTCCAACGGCGGGTCTGGTGCCCGAAGTGCACGCCGCTGTCGAGCAGCTGGCGAATGGTTACGACGGCCATGAGCCGTACTCCTTATCTGACGAATCTGCGCAGCAGAAAACGCCCATCGGTTTGTGTCGTGATCGGATGACCACTACTCCTGGTGCCCGGCGCACAACCCGCCCGTCTTCTTGCGAAGTCAGGACCGAATGGGTGTGTTGGCCGAATGGGCACGCGTAGTCAGCGCACAAAGCGCTGCTCAGAGAACTCTAGCACCAGCCCGGCCCCGTTCGCCGCCATGCGGCACTCCTCCACACCGCCGAGCGCCGAGCCGGTCTGCACCGTTCGCTCGCTGCGTGCGCGCCCGGGCGTGAATACCCCGAGGGTCGGGGCATGACATCATCCAGCCATCCTCGCTTCTCGGGTGATCCCCGTCGCGGCCGCCGAGGCTTCGAGCGCCTTCCCCGTCGCGACCGCCCTCGCCTCGGCAGCCTTCCCCATCACGCCCCCAATCGGTTCTGGAGCCTCACCCGCCGGGTTCTGCTGGTGGCCGCGACCACCCTCGCTCTCATCGTCGGCGGCCCCGCCCCGGGATCACCAGCGGCCCGCGCGGAGCGTCCCACGCCCGGTCCAGGCTCCCCCTCCGCTTCCTCGTCGGTCGCTCCGGCCGACGCAGTACGCCCGCCGGCGCCCGGCGCTCGTTCCGCTCCCTCCTCGGTCGCTGCGCCCGACGCAGTGCCCCTGCCCGAACCCGCCGGAGCCCCGGCAGCCGCACCGGCAGCCACGCCCCTGGTGGTCTGGACCTGGCCGGTCGGACCGCCGCGCGATCAGCTCCGCCCCTTCGAAGCTCCGAGCAGCCGCTTTGCCGCCGGGCACCGCGGCATCGATCTGGTGGCCCTGGCCGGGTCGCCTGTGCGCGCCCCGGCCGACGGAGTCGTCTCCTTCGCCGGCACCGTGGTCGACCGGCCGGTGCTGTCGATCCAGCACGGCGAAGACCTGATCTCGAGTTTCGAACCGGTATCGGCCACCGTGGCCACGGGCGAGCGGGTGCGGGCGGGGCAGGTGGTGGGCATTGTGGCATCGGGGGCGCACTGCTCGGATCGCTGCGTGCACTTCGGGGTGCGCCGGCACGGTCAGTACATCTCGCCGGTGCTGTTCCTCGGCGGAATCGCGCGGGCCATCCTCCTCCCCCTGCCGCCGACCGGTCCAATCCCCCACCCTCCCCGCTGACCCTCCACCCCTCCACCCCACCACCCCTGCCGCGAACTGTGACTTAAGCACCGAAAACGTCGGGTTTTGGGTGCTCAGCTCACAGTTCGCGGGCGGGGCGGGGCGGGGCGGGGCGGGGCGGGTCAGGCCCGGGGGTGGGCGAGGCGGTAGCTCTGCTGCAGACGCTCCGCCGAGACGTGGGTGTAGATCTGGGTGGTGCCGAGGCTCGCGTGCCCGAGCATCTCCTGCACGGCGCGCAGGTCGGCGCCACCGTCGAGCAGGTGGGTGGCCGCCGTGTGCCGCAGGGCATGCG
It encodes the following:
- the rpsB gene encoding 30S ribosomal protein S2 translates to MAVVTIRQLLDSGVHFGHQTRRWNPKMKRFIFTERSGIYIIDLQQSLGFVDKAYDFVKETVAHGGTILFVGTKKQAQESISEQATRVGQPYVNQRWLGGLLTNFQTVSKRLARMKELEELDFEDTAKSGFTKKEMLIKKRELVKLHKSLGGIRNLTKTPSALWVVDTNKEHLAIDEARKLGIPVIAILDTNCDPDDVQYPIPGNDDAIRSVGLLTRIIADAAAEGLIQRHQKPEEGAEVEPLAAWEAELLAAPAETTPEQSSADTEKVADETVATEQVAEEAPVAETEAAEPAAAEAATEEVAADAPVADTK
- a CDS encoding M23 family metallopeptidase, which produces MTSSSHPRFSGDPRRGRRGFERLPRRDRPRLGSLPHHAPNRFWSLTRRVLLVAATTLALIVGGPAPGSPAARAERPTPGPGSPSASSSVAPADAVRPPAPGARSAPSSVAAPDAVPLPEPAGAPAAAPAATPLVVWTWPVGPPRDQLRPFEAPSSRFAAGHRGIDLVALAGSPVRAPADGVVSFAGTVVDRPVLSIQHGEDLISSFEPVSATVATGERVRAGQVVGIVASGAHCSDRCVHFGVRRHGQYISPVLFLGGIARAILLPLPPTGPIPHPPR